From Polynucleobacter sp. JS-JIR-II-b4, a single genomic window includes:
- a CDS encoding nitrate reductase: protein MAEVKSTCCYCGVGCGVIIETAESNGKIEVTGVRGDPDHPANFGRLCSKGSTLHLTANPSLQIQARLGSPAIRKTRGEEPVDISWPEAIQTVAQKFADIIQEHGSESVGIYVSGQLLTEDYYIFNKLMKGLIGSNNIDTNSRLCMSSAVAGYKQTLGMDAPPCCYEDIDSASTIFITGSNTAFAHPILYRRLEDARKNNPDLKVIVVDPRKTDTAKEADLYLQIQPGTDVALYHGMLYIMLWEKWIDESYINSYTADFDALRDLVRDFTPKAVSQICGINEKDLFQAAQWFATSPATLSMYCQGLNQSASGTAKNAALVNLHLATGQIGKAGAGPFSLTGQPNAMGGREVGGLANLLSAHRDLANPEHRAEVANLWGVDSVPEKPGLSAIPMFEALRTEKLKAIWIVCTNPAQSMPDLNAVHEGLSKAEFVVVQEAYAHTATTLYADVLLPATTWAEKVGTVTNSERRISKVNPAIDPYASAKHDWQIALEIGIALEALLPGNRKEGTSTLFPYAGPEDIWNEHRESTAGRDLDITGLSYKILEERGPQQWPMPKGDFFGKKRLYENGVFPTKDKKAHFIAAPYKATAESVDARYPFALNTGRLRDQWHGMSRTGTIGTLYGHAPEPCVEMSPKDAGRMNLENGDLVHVTSRRGSEIFPIKVSDDIASSQAFIAMHWGSEFISGAAGKTPGRGVNGLTCNMIDPVSGQPELKHSAVKILPANLPWHLVAFGLFSKEEVFFVQNSLRSILPHFDSAQCVLFGREQDGDLIGISFKAAHHDDPLEESDSLAAQALKQIIRKFKLDEESGEPVMRYIDKRRGVVRLVRAQEKVLSAMLTGSIESLASTTWLREYLESGLDAKTLGRSLLMPVSKPPIEIKPKGKAICNCFNVSADTMKQCLSKMPAGTSPEDAMTSLQSETQCGTNCGSCKPEVKQIIVSFLKKVEVAA, encoded by the coding sequence ATGGCTGAAGTTAAGAGCACCTGTTGCTATTGCGGTGTTGGCTGTGGCGTCATTATTGAAACCGCAGAAAGTAACGGAAAGATCGAGGTAACCGGGGTTCGCGGCGACCCCGATCATCCTGCAAACTTTGGCAGACTCTGCAGTAAAGGCTCCACCCTTCATCTCACTGCAAACCCAAGCCTTCAGATACAGGCTCGACTGGGTTCACCAGCCATCCGCAAAACAAGGGGTGAAGAGCCGGTAGATATTTCTTGGCCCGAGGCAATTCAAACTGTTGCCCAAAAATTTGCCGACATCATTCAAGAGCATGGTTCAGAATCTGTTGGCATTTATGTGTCCGGTCAATTACTGACCGAAGACTATTACATCTTCAATAAGTTAATGAAGGGCTTGATTGGCTCTAACAATATTGATACCAACTCACGCCTATGTATGTCTAGTGCGGTAGCTGGCTACAAGCAAACCTTGGGGATGGATGCCCCACCCTGTTGCTATGAAGATATTGATTCTGCATCCACTATTTTTATTACGGGATCAAATACCGCTTTTGCTCATCCGATTTTGTATAGACGTCTTGAGGATGCCCGTAAAAATAATCCGGATCTCAAAGTTATTGTTGTTGACCCCAGAAAAACCGATACCGCCAAAGAAGCTGATCTCTACCTACAGATACAACCTGGTACTGATGTTGCTCTCTATCACGGGATGCTTTACATCATGCTCTGGGAGAAATGGATTGATGAGTCTTATATCAACTCATATACGGCGGATTTTGATGCGCTACGTGATTTGGTTAGAGATTTCACGCCTAAGGCAGTAAGTCAGATCTGCGGTATTAATGAAAAAGACTTGTTCCAAGCGGCGCAATGGTTTGCTACTTCACCTGCAACCCTATCGATGTACTGCCAGGGATTAAATCAATCAGCATCAGGTACAGCCAAGAATGCTGCCTTAGTTAACTTACATTTAGCCACCGGTCAAATAGGGAAAGCTGGTGCTGGTCCATTCTCTTTGACTGGACAACCCAATGCCATGGGTGGTCGGGAGGTTGGAGGTTTAGCCAATCTACTATCCGCACACCGTGATCTTGCCAACCCAGAACATCGTGCAGAAGTTGCAAACCTGTGGGGGGTGGATTCAGTTCCCGAAAAGCCAGGTCTTAGTGCCATTCCCATGTTTGAGGCATTGCGTACTGAAAAACTAAAAGCCATATGGATCGTCTGTACAAACCCAGCACAATCGATGCCCGATCTCAATGCAGTTCACGAGGGATTAAGCAAAGCAGAATTTGTTGTAGTGCAGGAAGCTTATGCGCACACAGCCACCACCCTATATGCAGATGTGTTGTTGCCCGCCACTACCTGGGCAGAAAAAGTGGGGACAGTTACAAATTCAGAGCGAAGAATTTCCAAAGTAAATCCCGCAATTGATCCTTATGCGTCTGCTAAACATGATTGGCAGATCGCTCTTGAAATTGGAATAGCTCTTGAAGCGCTATTACCAGGCAATAGAAAAGAAGGAACATCCACTCTATTTCCTTACGCCGGACCTGAGGATATTTGGAATGAGCATCGTGAGAGTACAGCCGGTCGCGATCTCGATATTACTGGTTTAAGCTACAAAATCCTTGAGGAACGCGGACCACAGCAATGGCCTATGCCCAAAGGAGATTTCTTTGGCAAAAAACGTCTTTATGAAAATGGCGTTTTTCCTACCAAAGATAAAAAAGCTCACTTTATTGCTGCACCCTATAAAGCAACCGCAGAATCTGTAGATGCTCGCTACCCATTTGCCTTAAATACTGGGCGCCTCAGAGATCAATGGCATGGGATGAGTAGAACGGGAACCATTGGAACACTTTATGGACATGCACCAGAGCCTTGTGTGGAGATGTCACCCAAAGATGCTGGCAGGATGAATTTAGAAAATGGTGATTTAGTTCATGTCACCAGTCGCAGAGGTAGTGAGATCTTCCCAATCAAAGTCTCAGACGATATCGCCTCCTCGCAAGCCTTTATTGCCATGCACTGGGGTTCTGAATTTATTTCAGGCGCTGCTGGTAAAACACCGGGCCGCGGAGTCAACGGCCTTACTTGCAACATGATCGACCCTGTATCCGGTCAGCCCGAACTGAAACATTCAGCCGTCAAGATTTTGCCAGCAAACCTTCCCTGGCATTTAGTGGCTTTCGGCTTATTTTCCAAAGAAGAAGTATTTTTTGTTCAAAATAGTTTGCGCAGCATCTTGCCTCATTTCGATTCCGCCCAATGCGTTCTATTTGGTAGAGAGCAGGATGGTGACCTCATTGGGATTTCATTCAAGGCCGCCCACCACGATGACCCGCTAGAAGAATCAGACTCTCTTGCCGCGCAAGCTTTAAAGCAAATAATACGTAAATTTAAGTTGGATGAGGAATCTGGAGAGCCCGTGATGCGCTATATCGATAAGCGCAGAGGCGTAGTACGACTTGTTCGCGCTCAAGAGAAGGTTCTATCTGCAATGCTGACTGGCTCCATTGAAAGCCTAGCAAGTACTACCTGGTTAAGAGAGTACCTAGAAAGCGGCTTAGATGCAAAAACCCTTGGTCGGTCTTTGTTGATGCCTGTTAGCAAACCCCCTATAGAAATTAAACCCAAAGGTAAGGCAATTTGTAATTGCTTTAATGTATCTGCAGACACAATGAAGCAATGCTTAAGCAAGATGCCAGCAGGAACCTCCCCCGAAGACGCCATGACCTCTCTTCAATCTGAAACGCAATGTGGAACCAATTGCGGTTCCTGCAAACCCGAAGTCAAGCAAATTATTGTCAGCTTTCTCAAGAAAGTGGAAGTAGCGGCATAA
- the nirD gene encoding nitrite reductase small subunit NirD produces MSNTAQLDQWQKITTVDEIPVLGSRVIEAPAGQIAIFRNSEDEVFAVLDKCPHKGGPLSQGIVHGKSVTCPLHSWNIDLSTGCAVAPDEGCAKSFAVKVESGVVWLSREELQATHG; encoded by the coding sequence ATGTCTAATACCGCCCAACTTGATCAGTGGCAAAAAATCACAACGGTTGATGAGATTCCTGTTCTGGGATCTCGGGTTATTGAAGCGCCAGCTGGTCAAATAGCTATTTTCAGAAATTCAGAAGACGAAGTATTTGCCGTATTGGATAAGTGCCCGCATAAAGGTGGCCCCCTGTCTCAGGGCATTGTCCATGGAAAATCCGTAACCTGTCCACTGCATTCCTGGAATATAGATCTCTCCACCGGCTGTGCCGTTGCCCCAGATGAAGGCTGTGCTAAATCCTTTGCAGTCAAAGTAGAGTCTGGTGTGGTTTGGCTAAGCCGCGAGGAATTGCAAGCTACTCATGGCTGA
- the nirB gene encoding nitrite reductase large subunit NirB, producing the protein MKKQKLVMIGNGMAGVRTIEELLKLDPELYDITIFGAEPHPNYNRILLSPVLAGEQTLEQIVLNDLDWYKSNGIHLHLGKTITKIDRKERTVIADDGTVESYDRLLLATGSLPFILPVPGNDLPGVIAYRDIKDTNEMIDVATRYKNAVVIGGGLLGLEAANGLALRGMSVTVVHLAEWLMERQLDKTAADLLQKSLEEKGLKFLLKTSTEAITPNTAGDRVGHIRFKGGLEIPADLVVMAAGIKPNTALAESAGLHCQRGIVVNDTLQTFDPRVYAVGECASHRGTAYGLVAPLFEQAKVCANHLAEHGIGRYEGSVTSTKLKVTGVDLFSAGNFMGGEGTEEITLADPIGGVYKKLVLKDDRLIGACMFGDTADSTWYFKLMRDEQSIAEIRDTLMFGESNIGDVGHQGHNKAAGMTDADEICGCNGVTKGTIVKAIREQGLFTLDEVKKCTKASSSCGSCTGLVEQVLMNVLGTDYSATPRKKSICGCSDLSHDEIRQAIRSGHLISQEQVRAELNWRTPNGCATCRPALNYYLISTWPHEAKDDPQSRFINERAHANIQKDGTYSVIPRMFGGLTTPSELRRIADVAEKYQVPTVKVTGGQRIDLLGIKKDDLPAVWKELDMPSGHAYGKSIRTVKTCVGDEHCRFGTQSSMKMGVDLERMLFGMYAPHKVKLAVSGCPRNCAEAGIKDVGIIGVESGWELYIGGNGGIKTEVAEFLCKVKTDEEVREYSGAFLQLYREEAWYLDRTVHYLARVGMEYIKQKVVDDAESRKALYERLLFDLKDAPDPWKDFERAGVDVRQFKTIPIVEAGNV; encoded by the coding sequence ATGAAAAAACAAAAACTCGTCATGATTGGCAATGGGATGGCCGGCGTTCGGACCATCGAGGAACTATTAAAGCTCGACCCAGAGCTTTATGACATCACCATCTTTGGTGCTGAGCCCCATCCCAACTACAACCGTATTTTGCTGTCCCCGGTATTAGCAGGCGAACAGACTCTTGAGCAAATTGTTCTAAATGACCTTGATTGGTACAAGAGCAATGGTATCCATCTTCATCTTGGAAAAACCATAACTAAGATTGATCGCAAAGAGCGCACTGTTATTGCTGATGATGGCACTGTTGAAAGCTACGATCGCTTATTGCTGGCTACCGGCTCTTTGCCATTCATCTTGCCCGTTCCAGGAAATGATTTACCTGGCGTGATTGCGTATCGTGATATTAAAGATACCAATGAGATGATTGATGTGGCGACGCGTTACAAAAATGCGGTTGTCATTGGCGGCGGTCTGCTTGGTCTAGAAGCTGCAAATGGTCTAGCCCTCAGGGGTATGAGTGTGACCGTGGTCCATCTTGCCGAATGGTTGATGGAAAGACAGCTAGATAAAACAGCGGCTGATTTACTACAAAAATCCTTGGAAGAAAAAGGTCTTAAGTTTTTACTGAAAACTTCTACTGAGGCAATTACCCCTAATACTGCTGGCGATCGTGTCGGCCATATCCGCTTTAAAGGTGGATTAGAAATACCAGCTGACTTAGTTGTTATGGCGGCAGGTATTAAGCCCAATACAGCGTTAGCCGAATCTGCAGGTTTACATTGCCAAAGAGGTATCGTTGTTAATGACACTCTACAAACGTTTGATCCAAGAGTCTATGCAGTTGGTGAGTGCGCAAGCCATCGAGGAACTGCCTATGGTTTAGTTGCGCCTTTATTTGAGCAGGCTAAGGTTTGTGCAAATCACCTTGCCGAACACGGCATCGGTCGCTATGAGGGCTCCGTAACATCAACAAAACTGAAAGTAACAGGTGTTGATCTCTTCTCCGCTGGAAACTTTATGGGAGGCGAAGGTACTGAAGAAATTACTCTAGCCGATCCTATTGGTGGCGTGTATAAAAAATTAGTTCTTAAAGATGATCGTTTAATTGGTGCCTGCATGTTTGGCGATACAGCAGATAGCACTTGGTATTTCAAGCTCATGCGTGACGAACAAAGCATTGCAGAAATTCGTGACACATTGATGTTTGGTGAATCCAATATTGGCGATGTTGGCCATCAAGGCCACAATAAAGCTGCCGGAATGACTGATGCAGATGAAATCTGCGGATGCAATGGGGTTACCAAAGGCACCATTGTCAAGGCTATTCGGGAACAGGGTCTATTCACACTAGATGAAGTGAAGAAATGCACTAAAGCCAGCAGCTCCTGTGGCTCATGTACAGGCCTAGTTGAGCAAGTGCTGATGAATGTTCTTGGCACAGATTATTCAGCAACCCCCAGAAAGAAATCGATTTGCGGATGCTCCGATCTTTCTCATGATGAAATTCGTCAAGCCATACGCTCCGGCCACTTAATTTCTCAAGAGCAAGTTCGCGCCGAGCTTAATTGGAGAACACCTAACGGTTGTGCGACTTGTCGCCCTGCCTTAAATTATTATTTGATCTCCACATGGCCACATGAAGCAAAAGATGATCCACAATCCCGCTTCATTAATGAACGTGCTCATGCCAATATTCAGAAAGATGGCACCTACTCAGTTATTCCGCGGATGTTTGGTGGTCTAACTACTCCTTCTGAACTACGCAGAATTGCTGACGTTGCTGAGAAATACCAAGTGCCCACAGTCAAGGTAACTGGCGGCCAACGAATTGACTTACTTGGCATCAAGAAGGATGATCTTCCAGCGGTTTGGAAAGAGTTGGATATGCCATCAGGTCATGCCTATGGCAAATCAATTCGCACAGTGAAAACATGTGTTGGTGATGAGCACTGTCGTTTTGGCACCCAGTCCTCCATGAAAATGGGCGTAGATCTAGAGAGAATGCTCTTCGGTATGTACGCACCTCACAAAGTGAAGCTTGCAGTGTCTGGCTGCCCACGAAACTGCGCAGAAGCTGGCATCAAAGATGTTGGCATTATTGGTGTTGAATCTGGCTGGGAACTTTATATTGGTGGTAACGGCGGCATTAAAACAGAAGTGGCGGAATTTCTCTGTAAAGTTAAAACTGATGAGGAAGTTCGTGAATATTCTGGGGCCTTCTTACAACTGTACCGCGAAGAAGCCTGGTATTTGGATCGAACTGTCCATTACTTGGCAAGAGTTGGCATGGAATACATTAAGCAGAAGGTGGTCGACGATGCTGAAAGTCGTAAAGCTCTCTACGAAAGACTGCTGTTTGATCTAAAAGATGCTCCAGATCCTTGGAAAGACTTTGAACGTGCTGGTGTAGATGTTCGTCAATTTAAAACCATTCCTATTGTCGAGGCTGGAAATGTCTAA
- a CDS encoding CmpA/NrtA family ABC transporter substrate-binding protein, which translates to MKEKTSVSGLLPEATTPTVADANPTRRKLIQSIGSASILSLIDPMVKAGAWAAGSDAPEKTDVKVSFIALTDCSSVVMANHLGLDKKYGVKIIPTKEASWAAIRDKLVNGENDMSHILYGLMYGLQMGIGGQQKDMSLLMSLNNNGQAITLSKALYQKGVTDGASLKAVMDKEKRDYTFAQTFPTGTHAMWLYYWLANYGINPFKDAKIITVPPPQMVANMRSGNMDGYCVGEPWNARAIIDGIGFTAITTQAIWQDHPEKALGTTSDFAKKYPNTCRAVTAAILEAGKYIDASTSNKHATAEVVSAPSFVNTDVSVIQDRMMGRYNNGIGKTWDDPHAMKFYNDGLATFPYLSDGMWFMTQHKRWGLLKEHPDYLAVAKKVNNIAIYKDAATASKTPLPKSDMRSSKLFDGVVWNGSNPAAYADSFKIKA; encoded by the coding sequence ATGAAAGAAAAAACAAGCGTTAGCGGTTTATTACCAGAAGCTACTACCCCCACTGTTGCTGATGCGAATCCTACGCGTCGCAAACTTATCCAAAGTATTGGCTCTGCAAGCATTCTGTCCTTAATCGACCCAATGGTTAAAGCGGGTGCATGGGCGGCAGGCTCAGATGCCCCTGAGAAAACGGATGTAAAGGTCAGTTTCATTGCCCTTACAGACTGCTCTTCTGTTGTCATGGCCAACCATCTTGGTCTAGATAAGAAATACGGTGTCAAGATCATCCCCACCAAAGAAGCATCATGGGCTGCAATCCGTGACAAGCTAGTCAATGGTGAAAATGATATGTCGCACATTCTGTATGGCTTGATGTACGGACTGCAAATGGGTATCGGTGGACAACAAAAAGATATGTCACTCCTGATGTCCTTAAACAATAACGGCCAAGCAATTACTTTATCTAAAGCGCTTTACCAAAAGGGCGTTACTGATGGGGCAAGCCTTAAAGCTGTCATGGATAAAGAAAAGCGTGACTACACTTTTGCGCAAACTTTCCCAACTGGTACACACGCTATGTGGCTCTACTACTGGTTAGCGAACTATGGCATTAATCCATTTAAAGACGCGAAAATTATCACTGTTCCGCCCCCACAAATGGTGGCAAATATGCGTAGCGGAAATATGGACGGCTATTGTGTAGGTGAACCCTGGAATGCCCGTGCAATCATCGACGGCATTGGCTTTACAGCCATTACTACACAAGCTATTTGGCAAGATCATCCAGAGAAGGCGCTGGGTACAACTTCTGACTTTGCAAAGAAGTATCCCAATACTTGTCGCGCAGTGACAGCTGCAATCTTGGAGGCAGGAAAATATATTGATGCATCAACCTCTAACAAACATGCAACTGCAGAAGTCGTGTCTGCACCTTCGTTTGTCAATACCGATGTCAGCGTGATTCAAGACCGCATGATGGGTCGCTACAACAACGGTATCGGCAAGACATGGGATGACCCGCATGCGATGAAGTTTTATAACGACGGTTTAGCGACTTTCCCATACCTGTCTGATGGCATGTGGTTTATGACCCAACATAAGCGCTGGGGATTGCTCAAAGAACACCCAGATTACTTGGCAGTTGCGAAGAAGGTTAACAACATCGCCATCTACAAAGATGCGGCTACGGCCTCCAAAACCCCATTACCAAAAAGTGATATGCGCTCCAGCAAATTATTTGATGGTGTTGTGTGGAATGGCTCCAACCCTGCTGCTTATGCAGATAGCTTCAAGATCAAAGCATGA
- the cobA gene encoding uroporphyrinogen-III C-methyltransferase: protein MEQIAPRTVKAPKINGVMSGVYLIGAGPGASDLITVRGSRILAQADIVFYDALIDISMLEWCPGTRMVQVGKRCGSHSSSQHFINKQLVDAAGKYSVVVRLKGGDPMIFGRAQEEIDALEKANVRYEIVPGITTALAASAELKQPPTTRELSRTLTLTTLPGRCAHEDHKTAIYYMARDQLSEVATTLIAQGYTVDTPVCLMESVSLPTQRSFACTLDELRFGDVHHHFLDKQPVVVMVGEVYRKKLHTLIPLIESQNHFNALQAAS from the coding sequence ATGGAACAAATTGCACCAAGAACAGTCAAAGCACCCAAAATAAATGGAGTGATGTCTGGCGTCTACCTCATTGGTGCTGGGCCTGGAGCCTCTGATCTCATTACTGTTCGGGGCTCAAGAATTTTGGCTCAGGCAGACATTGTCTTTTATGACGCACTCATTGATATTTCTATGTTGGAGTGGTGTCCTGGCACTAGGATGGTGCAGGTAGGGAAAAGATGCGGATCACATTCAAGCTCTCAGCACTTCATTAACAAGCAATTGGTGGATGCTGCAGGCAAGTACTCAGTAGTTGTGCGCCTAAAAGGCGGGGATCCGATGATCTTTGGTCGTGCGCAGGAAGAAATTGACGCTCTTGAGAAAGCAAACGTGCGCTATGAGATTGTTCCAGGCATCACTACTGCCTTAGCGGCCTCGGCAGAATTAAAGCAGCCTCCAACTACGAGAGAGTTAAGTAGAACCCTGACGCTGACTACTCTTCCTGGCCGTTGCGCACATGAAGATCATAAAACCGCTATTTACTATATGGCGCGTGATCAGCTATCTGAGGTTGCGACAACATTGATTGCTCAGGGCTACACGGTAGATACGCCTGTTTGCTTGATGGAATCGGTTAGCCTGCCAACGCAACGCAGTTTCGCCTGCACATTAGATGAACTGCGCTTTGGTGATGTTCATCATCATTTTTTAGATAAGCAACCTGTTGTGGTGATGGTCGGAGAGGTTTATAGAAAAAAACTGCATACGCTTATCCCATTAATCGAGTCACAAAATCATTTCAACGCATTGCAAGCGGCATCTTAA
- a CDS encoding CmpA/NrtA family ABC transporter substrate-binding protein produces MNSYRPFDPDRPLFSNRCSCGHHASELDHANSLSAMMDAEQQSADFVEASLVKALFPQEDRRRAFLKAVGVGGAMSALSGFLPVGSLQAMAQEKAPLEKPDLKIGFIAITCATPLIMADPLGFYKKQGLNVTLNKTAGWALIRDKMLNKEHDASHFLSPMPISMSMGLGSDPSQMRVATIQNVNGQAITLANKHKDNRDPKNWKGMKFAVPFEYSMHNFLLRYYVAQAGLDPDKDIQIRVTPPPEMVANLRAGNIDGFLGPDPFNQRAVYDEVGFIHILTKQIWDGHPCCAFGTSEEFIRKNPNTFAALYRAVLNASTMARDPANRPLIAKVISTPNYLNQPETVVMQVLTGKFADGLGNVQNVPDRIDFNPIPWYSMATWMLTQMQRWGYVKGDVNYKDISEKVFLLTDAKKYMGETGIAVPPLAKVGYKKDKIMGKEFDPSQPAAYLKSFQTNKA; encoded by the coding sequence ATGAATTCATATCGTCCTTTTGATCCAGATAGACCTCTGTTTAGCAACCGCTGCAGCTGTGGACATCATGCATCTGAGTTAGATCATGCAAACTCGCTTTCAGCAATGATGGATGCCGAGCAGCAAAGCGCAGATTTTGTTGAGGCCAGCTTAGTTAAGGCTCTTTTTCCTCAAGAAGATCGTAGACGCGCGTTTTTAAAGGCTGTTGGAGTAGGTGGAGCAATGAGCGCTCTCTCAGGCTTCTTGCCAGTAGGGTCCTTGCAGGCAATGGCGCAAGAAAAAGCGCCATTAGAAAAACCAGACCTAAAAATTGGCTTTATCGCAATTACTTGTGCGACTCCACTCATCATGGCTGACCCACTAGGTTTTTATAAAAAACAAGGCCTGAACGTTACGCTTAATAAGACCGCAGGTTGGGCTTTAATTCGTGACAAGATGCTCAATAAAGAGCATGATGCCTCACACTTTTTATCACCAATGCCGATCTCAATGTCAATGGGCTTGGGTTCTGATCCTTCTCAGATGCGTGTGGCCACAATTCAGAACGTGAATGGTCAGGCTATTACGTTAGCTAACAAGCATAAAGATAATCGTGATCCGAAAAACTGGAAAGGCATGAAGTTTGCTGTTCCATTTGAATACTCAATGCATAACTTCTTGCTGCGTTATTACGTAGCTCAAGCTGGCTTGGATCCAGATAAAGATATTCAGATTCGCGTTACACCTCCACCAGAGATGGTGGCTAACTTACGTGCCGGCAATATTGATGGTTTTTTAGGGCCTGATCCATTTAACCAGCGCGCAGTGTATGACGAGGTCGGATTTATTCACATTCTGACTAAGCAGATTTGGGATGGTCACCCTTGCTGTGCTTTTGGAACCTCAGAAGAATTTATCCGTAAGAATCCAAATACCTTTGCAGCTCTCTATCGGGCAGTCTTAAATGCTTCCACGATGGCACGTGATCCTGCGAATAGACCTTTAATTGCTAAAGTAATTTCTACGCCAAATTACCTTAACCAGCCCGAGACAGTTGTAATGCAAGTTCTCACTGGTAAGTTTGCAGATGGTCTAGGCAATGTGCAAAACGTACCAGATCGCATCGACTTCAACCCAATTCCTTGGTACTCCATGGCAACCTGGATGTTGACCCAAATGCAGCGCTGGGGCTATGTCAAAGGCGATGTGAATTACAAGGACATCTCTGAAAAAGTATTCTTGTTGACCGACGCTAAAAAGTATATGGGTGAGACTGGCATTGCAGTTCCACCATTAGCTAAAGTGGGATACAAAAAAGACAAGATTATGGGTAAAGAGTTTGACCCTAGTCAGCCAGCAGCCTATTTGAAATCTTTTCAAACTAATAAAGCATGA
- the ntrB gene encoding nitrate ABC transporter permease: MKTVSIKVKGAILSVVILLMCLFIWHMATTQKVTPPPGVSTGSSEYNSLMGQGGSEPVQKTGFPTLTQMGETIYKQLSHPFYDNGPNDKGIGIQLAYSLARVALGFLLAMIVAIPFGFWIGMSPLAYEAFNPFIQILKPISPLAWMPIALYTIKDSAISGIFVIFICSVWPMLLNTAFGVANVRKELLNVAKTLEVSPLRKAFLVILPAAAPTILTGMRISMGIAWLVIVAAEMLVGGTGIGYFLWNEWNNLSLSSVIFAILLIGIVGMLLDTAFGKLQKAVSYAD, from the coding sequence ATGAAAACAGTATCAATTAAGGTTAAAGGCGCAATTCTATCGGTTGTGATTTTACTCATGTGCTTATTTATCTGGCATATGGCTACAACACAAAAAGTTACACCGCCGCCTGGGGTATCAACTGGCTCTAGTGAGTACAACAGCCTCATGGGTCAGGGCGGTAGTGAGCCTGTTCAAAAAACTGGGTTTCCAACCTTAACGCAGATGGGGGAGACTATCTATAAGCAGTTGTCACACCCTTTTTATGACAATGGTCCGAACGATAAGGGAATTGGTATTCAACTGGCCTATTCTTTGGCGCGTGTTGCCTTAGGATTCTTGTTGGCGATGATAGTAGCTATTCCGTTTGGATTCTGGATCGGCATGTCACCATTGGCTTACGAGGCATTTAATCCATTCATTCAAATTCTGAAGCCGATTTCGCCATTGGCTTGGATGCCTATCGCGCTCTACACCATCAAAGACTCTGCTATTTCTGGAATCTTTGTGATCTTTATTTGTTCCGTATGGCCAATGCTCCTCAACACAGCATTTGGAGTTGCTAATGTACGTAAAGAATTATTAAACGTTGCCAAGACATTGGAAGTCTCTCCTTTACGTAAGGCATTCTTAGTCATTCTTCCTGCTGCTGCACCAACCATTTTGACTGGTATGCGCATATCCATGGGTATTGCCTGGTTAGTGATCGTTGCTGCTGAGATGCTTGTTGGTGGTACCGGAATTGGTTACTTCTTATGGAATGAGTGGAATAACCTATCGCTCTCCAGTGTTATTTTTGCAATTCTTTTAATTGGTATTGTTGGAATGTTGCTAGATACAGCATTTGGCAAGTTACAAAAGGCGGTTTCGTATGCAGATTGA
- a CDS encoding ABC transporter ATP-binding protein, giving the protein MQIENTFLKVSNLSKSYKADAPPVFEGIDFEIEKGEFVCIIGHSGCGKTTILNVLAGLEEATGGDAIMLGKRIQGPGLERGVVFQGHALMPWMTVLQNVAFAVKSKYPDWSKEQITEHSKKYLAMVGLVNAENKKPSELSGGMKQRVGIARAFAIEPKMLLLDEPFGALDALTRGVIQDELLKICKETNQTVFMITHDVDEAILLSDKIMLMSNGPNARIAEIVVNTLPKGRKRANLHHDAMYYPMRNHLVDFLVNRSKDLQVKGAKGELDGYKPVIVLPGVDAVVA; this is encoded by the coding sequence ATGCAGATTGAAAATACATTCCTCAAAGTTTCAAACCTCAGCAAGTCGTATAAAGCTGACGCACCTCCAGTATTTGAAGGAATAGATTTTGAAATCGAAAAAGGAGAGTTTGTTTGTATCATCGGCCATTCCGGATGTGGCAAAACTACTATTTTGAATGTGCTTGCTGGTCTTGAAGAAGCAACTGGCGGCGATGCCATCATGCTTGGTAAGCGTATTCAGGGCCCTGGTTTAGAGCGTGGAGTTGTATTCCAAGGGCATGCATTAATGCCGTGGATGACAGTACTGCAGAATGTGGCTTTTGCAGTGAAGTCAAAGTATCCCGATTGGTCAAAAGAGCAGATTACTGAGCATTCCAAAAAGTATCTAGCAATGGTCGGCTTGGTAAATGCTGAAAATAAAAAACCATCTGAATTATCTGGCGGTATGAAGCAAAGGGTTGGTATTGCAAGAGCCTTTGCAATTGAGCCAAAAATGCTACTACTTGATGAACCATTCGGAGCCTTGGATGCGTTAACTCGTGGGGTTATTCAGGATGAGCTACTCAAAATTTGCAAAGAAACAAATCAAACTGTATTTATGATCACCCATGATGTTGATGAGGCAATCTTGCTTTCTGACAAAATTATGCTGATGAGCAACGGCCCTAATGCACGTATCGCTGAAATCGTTGTCAACACTTTGCCTAAAGGAAGAAAGCGGGCCAATTTACATCATGATGCTATGTATTACCCAATGCGAAACCATTTAGTAGATTTTCTAGTCAATCGATCAAAGGATCTGCAGGTAAAAGGAGCTAAGGGTGAGTTGGATGGATACAAGCCTGTAATAGTGCTTCCAGGTGTTGATGCGGTTGTTGCTTGA